A region of the Conyzicola lurida genome:
TCGTCCGCGGCCATCGCCGCGATCTTCGCCCAGGCGGCGGAGGAACTCGGCGTGCCCGCCGGCGTGTACACCAACGTCTACGCGACCAACGAGCAGGCCGCCACGATCATCGCCGACCCGCGCGTGCAGGGTGTCTCCGTCACCGGCTCCGAGCGCGCGGGAGCCGCCGTCGCCGAGATCGCCGGCCGCCACCTCAAGAAGGTCGTGCTCGAGCTGGGCGGGTCCGACCCGTTCGTGCTGCTGTCGACCGATGATCTGGATGCCGCGGTGCAAGATGCGGTGAACGCGCGTCTCGACAACAACGGCCAGTCCTGCAACGCCGCGAAGCGCTTCATCGTGACCGACGCGCTCTTCGACGACTTCGCCGAGAAGTTCACGGCCGTGTTCACCGCCGCGCAGCCCGCCGACCCGATGGCCGACGGCACGCTCCTCGGCCCGCTCTCGTCGGCCGCCGCGACCGAGCGCCTCGACGAGCAGCTGCAGCGCGCCATCGCCCAGGGCGCGACCGTGCTCGCGAGCGGCGAGGTGACGGGCAACTTCTTCCCGCCCGCCGTGCTCACCGACGTCACCCCCGCGATGGACGCGTACCACGAGGAGTTCTTCGGCCCCGTGGCCGCGCTCTACCGCGTGCACTCCGAGGAGGAGGCGATCCGCCTCGCCAACGACACCCCCTTCGGCCTCGGCTCCTACGTCTACACGACCGACGAGGCACAGGCCCTGCGGGTTGCCGACGCGATGGACGCGGGCATGGTCTGGATCAACCTCGTTCTCGGCGACGCCGCCGAGCTGCCGTTCGGTGGCGTCAAGCGCTCGGGTTCGGGTCGCGAGATGGGCAAGTTCGCGATGGAGGAATTCGTGAACAAGAAGCTCGTCCGCATAGCGGGTTGAGCCTGTCGAAACCCCACGCACTACAATTTCCGGCATGAACGAGCCGACGCTGCTCTCGGGCGGCAACCCGCAGATCCCCAAGGGCGAGGGCGACGGGCCCGTGCGCGACTACATCGCCGCGATGCCCGGCTGGAAGCACGCCCTCGGCCAACGCCTCGACGACCTCGTCGTCGCAGCCGTGCCCGGCGTGCACAAAGCCGTGAAGTGGAACCAGCCCTTCTACGGCGTCGACGACGGCTGGTTCCTCTCGTTCCGCTGCTACACGCACTACGTGCAGCTCACCTTCCACAAGGGAACCTCGCTCCGCCCGATGCCGCCGAAGCCCTCGAAGCACGCCGAGGTGCGCTATCTCGACATCCGCGAGACCGACGTGCTCGACGAGAAACTACTCAGAGAGTGGATGACGCAGGCCAGCGTCATCCCGGGTGAAAAAATGTAGCGACGGCTACAGGCAGTCGATCGCGTCGTCGGCTGAAACGGGCGATTGCTACTGACAGTCACAGGTTACCCTTGGCTAGCTGGAGTCGCCGCAGGACGCGACCAGTGACAGCCCGCAGGAAAGTTTGAACATGACGCCGGACGACACGGTCCCCTATTCGCGACTCAACGACCGGTACCAGATCCTCAGCCTCATCGGCTCGGGTGGGATGGCGTCGGTCTACGAGGCGCGCGACGAATTCCTCGACCGGCTCGTGGCCGTCAAGCTGTTCGATTCGAACCTCGGCGAGATCGTGGATGCCGCCAACCAGGAGCACGAGCTCAAGATGCTCGCGCGTCTGAACCACCACGGTCTCGTCACCCTGATCGACGCGGGGATCGTCGAAAACAAGAACCCCGCGCTCTCCCGCATGTTCCTCGTGATGGAGCTGGTGAGCGGACCGACGCTGCTGTCGCTCACGGCCCAGCGGGCGCTCTCCGGGCAGGAGATCGCGCAGCTCGGCTTCGACCTGGCCGAGAGTCTGCAGTACATCCACGCCAACGACGTGATCCACCGAGACGTGAAGCCGGCGAACGTGCTCATCGTGGACTACGTCGAGAACGGCGACCGGCCGCGCGCCAAACTCGCCGACTTCGGCATCGCGCTCGTCACCGGGGTCGTCGCCGATCCCTCCGAAACGCTCGGCACGGCCGCCTACCTCAGCCCGGAGCAGGCGATGCGCGACGTCATCGAGCCGTCGACCGACATCTACTCGCTCGGGCTGTGCCTGCTCGAGTGCTTCACGCGCGAGCTGACCTTTCCCGGTACCCAGCACGTCAGCGCCGTCGCGCGGTTGATCAGCGATCCCGTCATCCCCGACAGCCTGCCGAAGCCGTGGTTCGACCTGCTGACGGCGATGACCAGCCGCGAACCGGGCGACCGCCCGACGAGTGCGGAAGTCACCGCGGCTCTCGGCGAGCTCATCGGCTTCGAGCGCGACCGTGCGAACGGGCGGGCCATCGCGCCTCCGGTCGTTGTCGCCCCCGTCGAGACCGATCCCGAGGTGTTCGACCGCATCGCGCGCATCGCGTCGCGACTGCTGACCGCCTCGATCGTGATCATCGCGTCGCACGGTGGCGACGACCGCCTGCTCGCGGTGCACGGCATCGACCCCGACTCGGTCGACCGGCTCAACGTCCTGGCGGATCCGCAGCACGGGGTGTCACCGCTGCGCAGGGGAGTCGGCGCCATGGCTCGGGTCCACGGGGCGCTGATCCGCTCGGACGACGGTGTTCCCCGTGCCGCGTTCTGGGTGCTCGACCCGCAGCCTCTCGTGCTGTCGGCGTTCGACGACCAGAACCTCGCCGACATGGTCGCGCTCGTCGCCCGTGAGGTCGACCGCCTGCCGGCCCCCGCCCCGCGGCGGATCTAGGCCGGTCGCTACCCCTCCACGTCCGGTACCAGCGGCGTCACTTCCCAGACCACGGGCGCGGTGTAGAACGGGTTGACCGCGGGGTCCGGTTCGGAGAACGCGAGCGGGCTCAGGTTGTGCCACTGCAACCCGGCCAGGGTGGAACCCTCGGGTGCGGTGTAGAGCACGCAGCCGATGTACTCGTTCGGTCCGCGGTCCTCCTCCAGGTCGAAGCGCCCGATTTCGAACGGGCAGGGAGCGTCCGACGTCAGCGATCCCGCGAACTCCTGTTCGACGATGTCGCCCTCCGAGCCGTCGTCGAGCAGCGGGCGCAGCAGCGGCACGGACGACGCGCTCACGTCGCCGGTCACCCAGCGGTACTGCATCACCGCGAAGAACGGGGTCTCGCCGGCGAACTGTTCGCCGTTGTCGAACTGCTCCCAGTAGGACGCGTCGCCCTGGGCTACCCCGATGACGGTCGTCTCGATCGGGTCGTCCGGCTCGCCGGTGGGGTCGGTGATCGGCAGCGTGACGATGTCGCCGGCCGCGAGCTGTTGCCCGGGCGTCGCCGTCGGCGCCGTCTGGGCCGGCATCTCGACCGTGTCGAACGGCATCGCGGGCAGTGCGTCGTCGTCGGTGCCCGAGCAGCCGGTGAGCAGTGCAACGACGGCCACGGCAGCGGTGATGGTCAATGTACGAATTCTCATGTATCCCCCTCCGTCCAACCTTTCAGCCCAGCCGCGCAAAAGCAAGCGGGCGAAAAGACGAGGGGTGGATGCCGCTGGCCGAAGCCCGCGTCATCCACCCCTTTTATCGGGCTGACGTAATTACTTGCGCAGCTCGAGGTACTTCGCGATGAGCGACTTGCTCGACGAGTCCTGCGATTCGAGAGCGGCCGCGTCGCCGGCGACGGCCGGGGTGATCTGCAGCGCGAGCTGCTTGCCGAGCTCGACACCCCACTGGTCGAACGAGTCGATGCCCCAGACGGTTCCCTCGACGAACACGATGTGCTCGTACAGGGCGATGAGCTGGCCGACGACGCTCGGCGTGAGGGCCGGAGCGAGGATCGACGTGGTCGGACGGTTGCCGGCGAACTCGCGGGCGGGCACGACGGACTCCTTGGTGCCCTCGGCGCGCACCTCGTCGGCGGTCTTGCCGAACGCGAGCGCCTTGGTCTGCGCGAAGAAGTTCGCCATGAACAGGGTGTGCACGTCCTGGCCGGGCTCGACGCCCGCGCCGTCGCCGGTCGCGTCCTTCAGCGGGTGCGCGGGGTTCGCGACGGCGATGAAGTCGGCCGGGATCAGCTGCGTGCCCTGGTGGATCAGCTGGTAGAACGCGTGCTGGCCGTTGGTGCCCGGCTCGCCCCAGAAGATCTCGCCAGTGCCGGTCGTGACGGGGGAGCCGTCCCAGCGCACGCTCTTGCCGTTCGACTCCATGGTGAGCTGCTGCAGGTACGCGGGGAAGCGGTGCAGGTACTGCGCGTAGGGCAGCACCGCGTGGCTCTGGGCGCCGAGGAAGTTCGTGTACCAGACGTTGAGCAGACCCATCAGCACGGGCACGTTCTGCTCGATCGGGGTGGTGCGCACGTGCTCGTCGACGGCGTGGAAGCCGGCGAGGAACTCGCGCCAGTTGTCGGGGCCGATGGCGATGACGACGGAGGTGCCGATGGCGGAGTCGACCGAGTAGCGGCCGCCCACCCAGTCCCAGAAGCCGAACGCGTTCTCGGGGTCGATGCCGAACGCGGCGACCTTGTCGAGCGCGGTGGAGACGGCGACGAAGTGCTTGGCGACGGCGCCGGTGCGGGCCTCGTCGCTGTCGTCGAGGGCACCGGCGGCGGAGAGCTCGGCCCACAGCCACTCGCGGGCGAGGCGCGCGTTGGTCAGGGTCTCGAGCGTGCCGAAGGTCTTCGACGCGACGATGAACAGCGTGGTCTCGGGGTCGAGGCCCACGGTCTTCTCGTAGACGTCGTTGGGGTCGATGTTGGAGACGAAGCGGATCTCGAGGCCGGCCTGCACGTAGGGCTTGAGCGCCTCGTAGACCATGACGGGGCCGAGGTCGGATCCGCCGATACCGATGTTGACGACGGTCTCGATGCGCTTGCCGGTCACGCCGGTCCACTCGCCCGAGCGCACCTTGTCGGCGAACGCGTAGACCTTGTCGAGCGTCGCGTGAACGTCGGCATCGACATCCTGTCCGTCGACGACGAAGCCCTTGGGGGGCACGAGGCCTTCGCCATCCTTGGGGCGGCGCAGCGCCGTGTGCAGGACCGCGCGGTCCTCGGTGACGTTGATGTGCTCGCCGCTGATCATGGCCTGGTAGCGCCCGGCCACGTCGACGTCGTTCGCGAGCTGCACGAGGTGCGCGACGATCTCGTCGGTGATGAGGCCCTTCGACAGGTCGACGGTGAGGTCGGCGGCCTGGAAGGTGTAACGCTCGGCGCGGGCGGCGTCGGTGTCGAACCAGGTGCGCAGGTCGGGCGAGAAGCCGTCGGCTATCGCAGCGAGGCTCTTCCAAGCATCGGTGGCAGTGGGATCGACGGGGGCGAAGTCATTCAAGGGATTCTCCTGTGGTGCCGGGCAGTACGTAGCTCGCGACTCTCGCGTCGGTGCGAGGCGGACCGTGTTCAACCCTAGCCCTGTGACGCCGGCCGTGAGCCGTCGTCAGGTGGCCTTGCGCCGCCGCGGTGCCGCCGAGCGCGGCGGCGACGCGCGCATGTGGTCGCGCACCCGGCCGAGCACGTCGGCGAGGTTCTCGACGTCCTTAGTAGTCAAGGGCTCGAGCAGCAGCTCGTTGAGCACGGCGATGTGGCCGGGAAAGACGGTGGTGAGGATGCCGCGTCCCTGTTCGGTGATCGTGACGGTCGTTCCGCGCTCGTCGTCGACGGAGGGTGCGCGGGTCACGAATCCGCGCTGCTCGAGCAGCTGAGCTTGGTACGTCAGACCGCTGCGGCTGTAGACGACGCCGTCGGCGAGGTCGGTCATGCGGTGGCTGCCGGTCGGCGAATCGCCCAAGCGCGCCAAGAGCTGGAATTGCACGTAGCTGAGGTCTCCGGCGTCCCGCAGCTGCTGCTCGACCGTGTGCCGCAGCAGGCTGCTCACCTCGATGAGCGAGAGGTAGGCGTCGAGCTGGGTGGGGTCGACGGACTTCGGGGATTTGGCCATGGCGATAGGTTACCAGTTGCTGCGAAATCAAAGCACTTGCTACGAACTCGAAGCACTGCTAGTGTCCTTCCAAGTGCTTCACATTCGAAGCAATGAGAGAAGGAAGATCATCATGAAGGCAGTACGTTTCCACGAGTTCGGCGGCCCCGAGGTTCTGCGCTACGAAGACGCCGACCGGCCCGTCGCCGCTTCGGGCGAGGTCCTGGTCCGCGTCGCAGGCTCCGCATTCAGCCCGGCCGACGCCGGCATCCGCGGCGGCACCCTCCCGTTCCCGGTCGCTCTCCCGCACGTTCCCGGGTACGACGTCTCGGGCACGATCGCCGCGATCGGCGACGGGGTGACCGGGTTCCAGATCGGCGACGCGATCGTCGGGTTCCTCCCGATGGCGGGGAGCGGATCGGCGGCGGAGTACGTCGTCGCACCCGCGGACGTGCTCGTCTCCGCGCCATCCGCCATCGACCTCGCCGACGCGGCGTCCCTGCCGTCGGTCGCCCTCACCGCCTGGCAGGCGCTCTTCGACCTCGGCGGTCTCGAGGCCGGCCAGCGTCTCCTCGTCGTCGGCGCCGGGGGAGCGGTCGGCGGTTACGCCGTCCAGCTCGCCAAGCGCGCCGGCGCGTACGTCATCGCCACGGCGAGCCCGCGCAGCCGTGCCGCGGTGGCGGCGCACGGTGCCGACGAGGTCGTCGACCACACGACGTCGACGGTTCTCGAATCCGTGACCGAGCAGGTGGACGTGCTGCTCAACCTCGCGCCGATCAGCGAGGCCGAGTTCGCGGCTCTCGTGCCACTGGTGCGTGACGGCGGCATCGTCGTGGCCACGACCGCGTGGATGACCACCCCCGGCGACGACGAGCGCGGTGTGCGCACCGGGGGAGTCTTCGTCCGATCCGACGTCGACCAGCTGGCCCAGCTCGTCGCCCTCGTCGACAGCGGCGAACTCACGGTCGACGTCGCCGAGCGCGTCCCGCTG
Encoded here:
- a CDS encoding NAD-dependent succinate-semialdehyde dehydrogenase; its protein translation is MSQYSVVDPATGTTVSDYPTISADELEAALAAASSAYQDWSRKTTASQRTALIARVADLHEERVQELAEIVVREMGKPLDQAVGEVEFAAAIYRYYADNGEAFLADEPITLAEGSGSAFVRRVGVGVLLGIMPWNFPYYQVARFAGPNIVAGNTIVLKHAPQCPESSAAIAAIFAQAAEELGVPAGVYTNVYATNEQAATIIADPRVQGVSVTGSERAGAAVAEIAGRHLKKVVLELGGSDPFVLLSTDDLDAAVQDAVNARLDNNGQSCNAAKRFIVTDALFDDFAEKFTAVFTAAQPADPMADGTLLGPLSSAAATERLDEQLQRAIAQGATVLASGEVTGNFFPPAVLTDVTPAMDAYHEEFFGPVAALYRVHSEEEAIRLANDTPFGLGSYVYTTDEAQALRVADAMDAGMVWINLVLGDAAELPFGGVKRSGSGREMGKFAMEEFVNKKLVRIAG
- a CDS encoding DUF1801 domain-containing protein, giving the protein MNEPTLLSGGNPQIPKGEGDGPVRDYIAAMPGWKHALGQRLDDLVVAAVPGVHKAVKWNQPFYGVDDGWFLSFRCYTHYVQLTFHKGTSLRPMPPKPSKHAEVRYLDIRETDVLDEKLLREWMTQASVIPGEKM
- a CDS encoding serine/threonine-protein kinase, which codes for MTPDDTVPYSRLNDRYQILSLIGSGGMASVYEARDEFLDRLVAVKLFDSNLGEIVDAANQEHELKMLARLNHHGLVTLIDAGIVENKNPALSRMFLVMELVSGPTLLSLTAQRALSGQEIAQLGFDLAESLQYIHANDVIHRDVKPANVLIVDYVENGDRPRAKLADFGIALVTGVVADPSETLGTAAYLSPEQAMRDVIEPSTDIYSLGLCLLECFTRELTFPGTQHVSAVARLISDPVIPDSLPKPWFDLLTAMTSREPGDRPTSAEVTAALGELIGFERDRANGRAIAPPVVVAPVETDPEVFDRIARIASRLLTASIVIIASHGGDDRLLAVHGIDPDSVDRLNVLADPQHGVSPLRRGVGAMARVHGALIRSDDGVPRAAFWVLDPQPLVLSAFDDQNLADMVALVAREVDRLPAPAPRRI
- the pgi gene encoding glucose-6-phosphate isomerase, whose protein sequence is MNDFAPVDPTATDAWKSLAAIADGFSPDLRTWFDTDAARAERYTFQAADLTVDLSKGLITDEIVAHLVQLANDVDVAGRYQAMISGEHINVTEDRAVLHTALRRPKDGEGLVPPKGFVVDGQDVDADVHATLDKVYAFADKVRSGEWTGVTGKRIETVVNIGIGGSDLGPVMVYEALKPYVQAGLEIRFVSNIDPNDVYEKTVGLDPETTLFIVASKTFGTLETLTNARLAREWLWAELSAAGALDDSDEARTGAVAKHFVAVSTALDKVAAFGIDPENAFGFWDWVGGRYSVDSAIGTSVVIAIGPDNWREFLAGFHAVDEHVRTTPIEQNVPVLMGLLNVWYTNFLGAQSHAVLPYAQYLHRFPAYLQQLTMESNGKSVRWDGSPVTTGTGEIFWGEPGTNGQHAFYQLIHQGTQLIPADFIAVANPAHPLKDATGDGAGVEPGQDVHTLFMANFFAQTKALAFGKTADEVRAEGTKESVVPAREFAGNRPTTSILAPALTPSVVGQLIALYEHIVFVEGTVWGIDSFDQWGVELGKQLALQITPAVAGDAAALESQDSSSKSLIAKYLELRK
- a CDS encoding MarR family winged helix-turn-helix transcriptional regulator, which translates into the protein MAKSPKSVDPTQLDAYLSLIEVSSLLRHTVEQQLRDAGDLSYVQFQLLARLGDSPTGSHRMTDLADGVVYSRSGLTYQAQLLEQRGFVTRAPSVDDERGTTVTITEQGRGILTTVFPGHIAVLNELLLEPLTTKDVENLADVLGRVRDHMRASPPRSAAPRRRKAT
- a CDS encoding NADP-dependent oxidoreductase, which produces MKAVRFHEFGGPEVLRYEDADRPVAASGEVLVRVAGSAFSPADAGIRGGTLPFPVALPHVPGYDVSGTIAAIGDGVTGFQIGDAIVGFLPMAGSGSAAEYVVAPADVLVSAPSAIDLADAASLPSVALTAWQALFDLGGLEAGQRLLVVGAGGAVGGYAVQLAKRAGAYVIATASPRSRAAVAAHGADEVVDHTTSTVLESVTEQVDVLLNLAPISEAEFAALVPLVRDGGIVVATTAWMTTPGDDERGVRTGGVFVRSDVDQLAQLVALVDSGELTVDVAERVPLSELPAVHERAAAGRLHGKVVAVPEA